Proteins from one Microcoleus sp. FACHB-672 genomic window:
- a CDS encoding PAS domain S-box protein, translating to MKYQVLNQIFHKPSAINQMEYVVVDERFSIIEISEGAKHFSDRPDEAILGNDVRAGFPELIGIEDYLSAILQGQQELFELKGIDRSVEASSPLYIDVFVIRDEDEKFSKNRLLVLMENSTERMVLKQTLVQRENESYLLLSQLSASKSYLEKILLATADALFVVNQSGIIKKVNRATVELFGYREEDLIGQPLAMILAEQQSENEATSVREFLQPATTLSRGEFLQNVEVTCQTKAGEEIFISFSGSAIQTDLEILEDFVYVGRDITERKRTEAAVAKMNAALAQKVSERTVELRQTIQQLETQIAERQHIETALRESKLRLSSLMNSLQDVVWSISATTFELLYLNPATETLYNRPVGEFYNNRQLWLEVIHPEDSERVSNYVPTILKTGSAEIEYRIIRGNSEMRWVYDRGQLIKDAKGNSVRIEGIITDITERKQAEAILQQTNEELERRVDERTAELKATNEQLLSEVWARQQTEEALRQAHDELEIRVQERTVELATANAALQAEISERQRAEETLQNIVAGTASVTGEEFFPALVRHLAAALDVRYALVSQAKGDPIEKLQTLAFWAGDQLEENFDYNLADTPCEVVTNEAHLCHFADHLLERFPKAPALISLRAQGYLGVPLFDRAHKVIGTLCIIHDKPLLEDPRGVMLINVFAARAAAELERQQAQEALLKSHEELEVRVQERTVELIETNEFLQEEIAERKQAEEALQSYTDELQDLYNNAPCGYHSLDSEGTFIRINETELNWFGYTLDEILGKKKFSDILTLESSRTFQENFFHYKEQGWVSDLEFDIIRKDGTILPILLSSTAVRDSAGNYLMSRSSVFDITARKQAEQALRESEIRLRRQQAGLMALAKCQPLYSGDVEAALQELTQIAAGTLNLARVSVWFYNEDHTKIHARDLYEMNENRHSSGLELSAQDFPGYFQALEADRMIAADDAHTNPHTQEFSECYLTPLGITSMLDVPIRLGGRTVGVLCHEHIGTARRWALEEQNFANYLAYMASLAMEAGDRKRAEEERQKFVSLVENSSDFIGMATLEGQVFYLNEAGRQLVGLDSHEQTLAPKISDYLSQDTWVQYQKTLFPTIEKNGHWEGEGTLRHFKTGQLIDTQMTMFIVKHLETGKPMCFATVQRDITDRKLAEAALLESENKYRSVVNSLHEVIFQKDANGLWTFLNPAWTEITGFTVEESLGKNFIEFIHPDDRQINLGHFESLITLQKEVIRHEIRYLTKNGGCRWIEVQKRLNLTSDGTVLGVSGTLNDITDRKLIEQALEQERQQLRQIITNAPVAMAMFDTEMRYLAHSNQWVTDYQLEGHSLMGRSHYEVLPHLSLSQIDIYQRALQGQVISKPEEMFERLDGSQMYLRWAVQPWYSSEGKVGGIVIVTQVIDELVEARESALEASRMKSQFLANMSHEIRTPMNGVLGMTDLLLSTPLNAEQQDFVRTLRVSGQNLLTLINDILDFSKLEAGEMRLETLDFDLNTCVEEVTDLLAAQANAKGLELFTLVESDVPAALSGDASRLRQVLINLAGNALKFTSQGEVVIHVQRWGKEQENEETFSSSPENVKLRFTVKDTGIGIAPADLDKLFQSFSQVDASTTRKYGGTGLGLVICKQLVELMGGEIGVESVEGGGSTFWFTATLEKQAASGISQPVQHPEIKIQHRRMLIVDDNSTNRQILRSYANSFGIEVSEAETGTTALTILRQAVASGNPYDVALISLDILGMNGEVFGQLIRFDPALVQTRWISITSMHQRDRAIRLLDLGFSCYLIKPIKASKLLNCLKQAIRGNNISPSTEEALAAGWGLPARVPPLALKQPTQDNPQPVITSTDASVKQPAPTNHAQDLQPPETPAQPPATLKILLVEDTPINQKVALSQLKVLGYQADCVSDGQQALDRLAQTDYDIILMDCQMPVLDGYKTTQALRLREGESRHTIVIALTANALKGDREKCLAAGMDDYISKPIDLKSLAAILNRYKPVKEQHQEEITPVLSSSSPVSATPLEVPVDLERLRELSRGDTAFELELLETFMEDAPTYVEEIKQAAETRDVATLCRRAHQLKGASGMVAIRKMPALAAQLESVAQENHLEGAAELVTELEAILQQVKALIANWPAH from the coding sequence ATGAAATACCAAGTTTTAAATCAGATTTTCCATAAACCCTCAGCCATCAACCAGATGGAATACGTGGTAGTAGATGAACGCTTCAGCATCATAGAAATATCTGAGGGAGCCAAACACTTTTCTGATCGTCCCGATGAAGCCATCCTCGGAAACGATGTTCGCGCCGGCTTTCCCGAACTGATTGGCATAGAAGATTATCTGAGTGCCATCCTTCAAGGGCAGCAAGAGCTTTTTGAACTCAAAGGCATTGATCGCTCTGTTGAAGCGAGTTCTCCATTATATATAGATGTTTTCGTTATTAGGGATGAAGACGAGAAATTTTCAAAAAATCGATTGCTCGTCCTCATGGAAAACTCTACAGAAAGGATGGTCTTAAAACAAACATTAGTTCAGCGAGAGAACGAATCTTATCTTTTATTGAGTCAACTGTCAGCCTCCAAATCTTATCTAGAAAAAATCTTATTAGCCACGGCTGATGCTTTATTTGTTGTGAATCAAAGTGGGATTATAAAAAAAGTTAATCGAGCTACCGTAGAGTTGTTTGGCTATAGAGAAGAAGACTTAATAGGTCAGCCGCTTGCGATGATTCTAGCTGAACAGCAAAGCGAGAATGAAGCAACATCAGTTAGAGAATTTTTACAGCCGGCAACAACCCTATCTAGAGGGGAATTTTTGCAGAATGTAGAAGTCACTTGTCAGACCAAAGCAGGGGAAGAAATTTTTATCTCCTTTTCGGGTTCAGCCATCCAAACAGACTTAGAAATCTTGGAAGATTTTGTCTATGTCGGTCGTGATATAACCGAGCGCAAGCGCACAGAAGCTGCCGTAGCCAAAATGAACGCAGCCCTCGCTCAAAAAGTTAGCGAACGAACCGTCGAATTAAGGCAAACTATCCAGCAACTAGAAACCCAAATTGCCGAGCGCCAGCACATAGAAACAGCCCTGCGAGAGAGCAAATTGCGCCTCAGCAGCCTGATGAACTCGCTTCAAGATGTGGTGTGGTCAATTTCAGCAACAACCTTTGAACTGCTTTACCTTAACCCAGCCACAGAGACACTTTACAACCGGCCCGTGGGGGAATTTTATAACAATCGTCAACTCTGGCTTGAAGTAATTCACCCAGAAGACAGTGAGCGAGTTTCTAACTATGTTCCCACAATTTTAAAAACCGGCAGCGCCGAAATAGAATACCGCATCATCCGTGGCAACTCAGAAATGCGTTGGGTTTATGATCGAGGTCAGTTAATTAAAGATGCCAAAGGCAACAGCGTCCGAATTGAAGGCATCATCACCGACATTACCGAACGCAAACAAGCCGAAGCCATCCTACAACAAACTAATGAAGAATTAGAACGCCGAGTCGATGAACGCACCGCCGAATTAAAAGCAACCAACGAACAATTACTCAGCGAAGTTTGGGCACGGCAGCAAACAGAAGAAGCACTCCGCCAAGCTCACGATGAATTAGAAATTCGCGTGCAAGAACGCACCGTCGAACTTGCTACAGCCAACGCAGCATTACAGGCAGAAATTAGCGAACGCCAGCGAGCCGAAGAAACCCTACAAAATATCGTTGCCGGCACAGCTTCCGTCACCGGAGAAGAATTCTTTCCCGCACTGGTGCGCCATTTGGCAGCCGCACTCGACGTTCGCTACGCCCTCGTCTCACAAGCCAAAGGCGACCCAATTGAAAAATTGCAAACCCTCGCCTTTTGGGCCGGCGATCAACTGGAGGAAAACTTCGATTACAACCTAGCCGACACTCCTTGTGAAGTCGTTACCAACGAAGCCCATCTCTGTCACTTTGCCGATCATTTGCTAGAACGCTTTCCCAAAGCACCGGCACTCATTTCGCTCCGTGCCCAAGGTTACTTAGGCGTTCCCCTATTTGACAGAGCACACAAAGTCATTGGCACTCTGTGCATTATCCATGACAAACCCTTGCTAGAAGACCCGCGAGGCGTCATGCTAATCAATGTTTTTGCCGCTCGCGCAGCAGCAGAACTCGAACGCCAGCAAGCACAAGAAGCACTGCTAAAATCTCATGAGGAATTAGAAGTTCGAGTCCAAGAACGAACCGTTGAATTAATAGAAACCAACGAATTTCTTCAAGAAGAAATAGCCGAGCGCAAACAGGCCGAAGAAGCGCTACAAAGCTATACAGATGAACTTCAAGACTTGTATAACAACGCTCCCTGCGGCTATCACTCCCTCGATTCAGAAGGAACATTCATCCGCATTAACGAGACCGAACTCAATTGGTTTGGTTATACACTCGATGAAATTCTCGGAAAAAAGAAGTTTTCTGATATCCTGACCCTTGAAAGTTCGCGAACTTTCCAAGAAAACTTTTTCCACTACAAAGAGCAAGGGTGGGTGAGCGATCTTGAGTTCGACATCATCCGTAAAGATGGCACAATTCTGCCTATCCTCTTGAGTTCAACAGCAGTCAGAGATAGCGCCGGCAACTATCTAATGAGCCGATCCTCGGTTTTTGATATCACTGCTCGCAAGCAGGCAGAACAAGCACTGCGCGAAAGCGAAATTCGGCTCAGAAGACAACAAGCAGGACTGATGGCACTCGCCAAGTGCCAGCCCCTGTACAGTGGCGACGTAGAGGCAGCCTTGCAAGAACTCACCCAAATTGCAGCCGGCACTCTCAACTTAGCGCGAGTTAGCGTGTGGTTCTACAACGAAGATCACACGAAAATTCACGCCCGCGACCTATACGAAATGAACGAGAATCGGCATTCCAGCGGCTTAGAACTTTCTGCCCAGGACTTTCCCGGTTATTTCCAAGCTCTAGAAGCAGACCGCATGATTGCCGCAGATGACGCTCACACCAACCCCCACACTCAAGAGTTTAGCGAGTGTTATCTCACACCCCTAGGCATTACCTCCATGCTGGATGTGCCCATTCGTCTAGGTGGGCGAACAGTCGGAGTACTTTGTCACGAACACATCGGAACGGCGCGCCGTTGGGCATTAGAAGAACAAAACTTCGCGAATTACTTGGCCTATATGGCATCTCTGGCAATGGAAGCCGGTGATCGCAAACGAGCAGAAGAAGAACGGCAAAAATTTGTTTCCCTCGTCGAAAACAGCAGCGACTTCATTGGCATGGCGACACTAGAAGGCCAAGTCTTTTATCTCAATGAAGCGGGGCGTCAGCTGGTGGGACTCGACAGTCACGAACAAACCTTGGCTCCTAAAATATCCGACTATCTTTCTCAAGACACTTGGGTGCAATACCAAAAGACGTTGTTCCCCACCATCGAAAAAAACGGTCACTGGGAAGGAGAAGGCACACTGCGCCACTTTAAAACCGGCCAGCTCATCGACACCCAAATGACCATGTTTATCGTCAAGCACTTAGAAACTGGCAAACCTATGTGCTTTGCCACGGTTCAGCGCGATATTACTGACCGCAAGCTAGCAGAAGCTGCACTTTTAGAAAGCGAGAACAAATATCGTTCGGTTGTTAACAGTTTACATGAAGTTATTTTCCAAAAAGACGCAAATGGCTTGTGGACATTTCTCAACCCAGCGTGGACAGAAATCACCGGCTTCACTGTTGAAGAAAGCCTAGGCAAAAACTTTATAGAATTCATTCATCCCGATGACCGCCAAATAAATTTAGGGCATTTTGAAAGCCTGATTACTCTTCAAAAAGAAGTCATCCGGCACGAGATTCGTTACTTAACAAAAAATGGTGGCTGCCGCTGGATTGAGGTTCAAAAACGCTTGAACTTGACATCAGACGGCACAGTGCTCGGCGTTTCTGGCACCCTCAACGACATTACCGACCGCAAGCTAATAGAACAAGCCCTAGAGCAAGAGCGTCAGCAGCTGCGGCAAATTATTACCAATGCGCCGGTAGCAATGGCGATGTTTGATACCGAGATGCGCTATCTCGCCCACAGCAATCAGTGGGTGACAGATTACCAACTAGAGGGGCATTCTTTGATGGGACGTTCCCACTATGAAGTTCTGCCGCATCTCTCATTGTCTCAAATAGACATTTATCAGCGGGCGCTGCAAGGGCAGGTCATTTCCAAACCAGAGGAAATGTTTGAGCGTTTAGATGGCTCCCAAATGTATCTGCGCTGGGCTGTTCAACCTTGGTACAGCTCAGAGGGAAAAGTTGGGGGAATTGTCATCGTTACTCAAGTGATTGATGAATTAGTAGAAGCGCGAGAATCTGCCCTGGAAGCCTCGCGGATGAAATCACAATTCCTCGCCAACATGAGTCACGAAATCCGCACCCCGATGAATGGCGTCCTGGGGATGACCGATTTGCTTTTGTCAACGCCGCTTAATGCGGAACAGCAAGACTTTGTACGAACCCTGCGCGTCAGCGGCCAAAACCTGCTAACCCTGATTAATGATATTCTCGACTTCTCCAAGCTTGAAGCCGGTGAAATGCGGCTGGAAACCCTGGACTTTGACTTGAATACCTGTGTGGAAGAAGTCACAGATTTGTTAGCAGCACAGGCTAATGCCAAAGGACTGGAACTGTTTACTTTAGTGGAAAGTGATGTGCCGGCAGCCCTATCAGGAGATGCCAGCCGGCTGCGTCAGGTGTTGATTAATTTGGCCGGCAACGCGCTCAAATTCACCTCCCAAGGGGAAGTAGTGATTCATGTCCAGAGGTGGGGGAAAGAACAGGAAAATGAAGAAACCTTCTCATCCTCTCCTGAAAACGTAAAGCTACGATTTACCGTCAAGGACACCGGCATTGGTATCGCACCGGCAGACTTAGACAAACTCTTCCAATCTTTTTCGCAAGTGGACGCCTCCACTACACGCAAATATGGCGGCACCGGCTTAGGGCTGGTGATCTGCAAGCAGCTGGTAGAGCTGATGGGAGGTGAAATTGGTGTTGAAAGTGTAGAGGGAGGAGGTTCAACTTTCTGGTTCACCGCCACCTTAGAAAAACAAGCCGCCAGCGGAATTTCACAGCCAGTTCAGCATCCAGAAATTAAAATCCAACATCGCCGGATGTTAATCGTGGATGATAACTCCACCAATCGCCAAATATTGCGCTCTTATGCCAACTCTTTTGGCATTGAGGTGAGTGAAGCCGAAACCGGCACCACTGCTCTGACGATTCTGCGCCAAGCTGTAGCCAGTGGTAACCCCTATGATGTAGCTTTGATTAGCTTGGATATCCTGGGGATGAATGGAGAAGTGTTCGGACAACTGATCCGCTTCGATCCCGCCCTCGTTCAAACCAGGTGGATTTCGATCACTTCAATGCACCAGCGGGATCGCGCCATTCGCCTGCTGGATCTAGGGTTCTCTTGCTATTTAATCAAGCCGATAAAAGCATCCAAGCTGTTAAATTGCCTAAAGCAAGCCATAAGAGGTAACAACATCTCTCCCTCAACAGAGGAAGCACTCGCTGCCGGCTGGGGGCTGCCGGCACGTGTTCCGCCATTGGCGCTCAAACAACCAACACAGGACAATCCACAGCCGGTAATCACCTCCACCGACGCTTCTGTCAAGCAGCCAGCACCCACTAATCATGCCCAGGATCTACAGCCACCAGAAACGCCGGCGCAACCCCCGGCAACCCTGAAAATTCTGCTGGTGGAAGATACCCCCATTAACCAAAAGGTTGCCCTGAGTCAACTCAAGGTACTGGGTTATCAGGCTGATTGTGTCAGCGATGGGCAGCAAGCCCTTGACCGGCTCGCCCAAACAGATTACGACATTATTTTAATGGATTGTCAGATGCCGGTTCTCGACGGCTATAAAACGACACAAGCGCTTCGCCTCCGGGAAGGTGAATCTCGCCATACGATTGTGATTGCCTTGACGGCTAATGCCTTAAAAGGAGATCGAGAAAAGTGTTTGGCAGCCGGCATGGATGACTACATCAGCAAACCCATCGATCTCAAATCCTTGGCGGCTATTCTCAATCGCTATAAACCTGTAAAAGAACAGCATCAGGAGGAAATAACGCCGGTTCTCTCTTCTAGCAGCCCTGTGTCTGCAACGCCTCTTGAGGTGCCGGTGGATCTGGAGCGACTGCGCGAACTCAGCAGAGGAGATACAGCATTTGAGTTGGAATTGCTAGAAACCTTTATGGAGGATGCTCCCACTTATGTGGAAGAAATTAAGCAAGCTGCTGAAACTCGCGATGTCGCCACTCTTTGCCGGCGTGCTCACCAGCTCAAAGGTGCAAGCGGGATGGTTGCGATCCGCAAGATGCCGGCTCTGGCAGCTCAATTAGAGAGTGTGGCTCAAGAAAATCACCTTGAAGGAGCGGCGGAGTTAGTCACTGAACTAGAAGCAATTCTACAGCAGGTAAAAGCTTTGATTGCTAACTGGCCAGCTCATTAA
- a CDS encoding Rab family GTPase produces MSMISKKMCLIGDFGVGKTSLIRRFVDRQFSDQYLSTVGVKISRKNIELVEVKQQEKLDLQMLIWDLEGHTKFKAIAPSYLQGSSGAVIVADVSRQETIERIPEHLQLFASVNPKSSAIIALNKSDLVDEDKLAKLFELVQDLPQEEILGIYTTSAKTGKDVDAIFQKLAYKMVEPV; encoded by the coding sequence GTGTCAATGATATCAAAAAAAATGTGCTTAATCGGCGATTTTGGCGTTGGAAAAACCAGCTTAATTCGTCGTTTTGTTGATCGCCAGTTTAGCGATCAGTACCTTTCAACCGTAGGCGTTAAAATTTCTCGAAAAAATATTGAACTGGTTGAGGTGAAGCAGCAGGAAAAGCTAGATTTACAGATGTTAATATGGGATTTAGAAGGGCATACTAAATTTAAGGCGATTGCTCCAAGTTACTTACAAGGATCTAGCGGTGCGGTAATCGTTGCCGATGTGAGCCGGCAAGAAACCATTGAGCGAATTCCAGAGCATCTTCAGCTCTTTGCATCCGTTAACCCCAAAAGCTCTGCCATCATCGCTTTAAATAAATCTGACCTCGTTGACGAAGACAAACTGGCTAAACTTTTTGAGCTTGTTCAGGATCTCCCTCAAGAGGAAATACTAGGCATCTATACTACTTCGGCAAAAACTGGCAAAGACGTAGATGCAATCTTTCAAAAATTAGCTTACAAAATGGTAGAGCCGGTGTAA